From Candidatus Hydrogenedentota bacterium, one genomic window encodes:
- a CDS encoding arylsulfatase produces the protein MLAALAATGTFLAGGLPAAASEPKRPPNIVFILADDLGYGALGCYGQEQIKTPRLDAMAKEGMRFTQAYSGSTVCAPSRCSLMTGMHQGHAFIRGNTSMIDRVRVPLRPEDGTVAELLQEAGYKTGIIGKWGLGDAGTVGAPNAKGFDEFFGYIDQYLAHNYYPERLWRNEEEITLAGNELEIANVCKRCESYSHDLFTEEALDFVTRHKEDAFFLYLAYTLPHANNEAVRLREHGMEIPSDEPYSDEAWPAAQRSHAAMISRLDRDVGRMLDRLGELGIAEDTLVIFASDNGPHREGGADPEFFNDNGPFRGIKRDLYEGGIRVPAIAWWPGSIAANTVSDHAWAFWDFLPTAAALAGRDAPACDGISFAPTLLGHPEKQVNHDYLYWEFHEGAFKQAVRMGEWKAICNKAGTPTELYNLSKDPSESKDVAKRYPALVEKAESIFRNGRTESPYWPSQR, from the coding sequence ATGTTGGCTGCCTTGGCAGCGACGGGAACCTTTCTCGCAGGCGGATTGCCCGCTGCCGCTTCGGAGCCCAAGCGCCCTCCGAATATCGTGTTTATTCTTGCCGATGATTTGGGCTATGGCGCACTGGGCTGTTATGGACAGGAACAGATAAAAACGCCTCGTCTTGATGCTATGGCTAAAGAAGGAATGCGCTTTACCCAAGCCTACTCCGGCAGCACTGTTTGCGCGCCGTCGCGCTGTTCCCTCATGACGGGCATGCACCAAGGTCATGCTTTTATTCGGGGTAACACATCTATGATTGATCGGGTACGGGTACCCTTGCGCCCTGAAGATGGTACCGTAGCGGAATTGCTTCAAGAAGCAGGCTATAAAACGGGAATTATAGGAAAGTGGGGGCTGGGGGATGCCGGTACCGTCGGCGCGCCCAATGCAAAAGGCTTCGATGAGTTCTTTGGATATATTGATCAATATCTGGCGCATAACTATTACCCGGAAAGGCTTTGGCGAAATGAGGAGGAAATTACTCTGGCGGGAAACGAATTAGAGATTGCCAATGTCTGTAAGCGCTGTGAATCCTATAGCCACGACCTATTCACGGAAGAGGCACTCGATTTCGTGACGCGCCATAAAGAGGATGCCTTCTTTCTTTATTTGGCGTATACCTTGCCGCACGCCAACAACGAGGCGGTACGTCTTCGTGAACATGGCATGGAAATCCCATCGGATGAGCCCTATAGCGATGAAGCATGGCCTGCCGCGCAACGAAGCCATGCAGCTATGATTAGCCGCTTAGATCGAGATGTAGGACGCATGCTGGACCGCCTGGGAGAACTGGGGATTGCAGAGGATACGCTCGTTATCTTCGCGAGCGACAACGGGCCCCATCGAGAAGGCGGCGCCGATCCTGAGTTCTTTAACGACAACGGTCCTTTTCGCGGCATAAAACGTGACCTCTACGAGGGTGGTATACGGGTACCCGCCATTGCATGGTGGCCGGGAAGCATTGCGGCAAATACGGTGAGCGATCATGCCTGGGCGTTTTGGGATTTCTTGCCGACAGCCGCCGCTTTAGCTGGCAGAGACGCACCGGCCTGTGACGGGATTTCGTTTGCGCCCACCTTGTTGGGGCATCCGGAAAAACAGGTGAATCATGATTATCTGTATTGGGAGTTTCATGAAGGTGCATTCAAACAAGCTGTGCGCATGGGGGAGTGGAAAGCCATCTGTAATAAGGCGGGAACGCCTACGGAGCTCTATAATCTGAGTAAGGATCCTTCTGAATCCAAGGATGTGGCAAAACGATATCCTGCCTTGGTCGAGAAAGCAGAATCTATCTTTCGTAATGGGAGGACGGAATCGCCCTATTGGCCGTCGCAGCGTTGA
- a CDS encoding Crp/Fnr family transcriptional regulator: MPKRQLEPDLRFRFEDYFKHFSYDFKKRIVNLSLRQHFSAHQIIFFPDDPCDRVFFLRSGRVKLSKISNNQREFCFRQVAQGNFFGDECLLKLPRRGYYATALVNTDLMLIHRSDITRLLQEEAEFSYAVSCALCQRNLDTERSLNALAFLTVRERVLQSLYQRYVCDDVRQDRSLTLTHRDLAQMVSASRETVTKVLQELQQEDIIVLGNRSIEIKDPKVLSQLAGIL, translated from the coding sequence ATGCCGAAACGTCAGCTTGAACCGGATCTTCGATTCCGATTTGAAGATTATTTTAAACATTTTTCCTATGATTTCAAAAAGCGTATTGTAAACCTTTCTCTTCGACAACACTTCTCAGCACATCAAATTATATTCTTTCCCGATGACCCCTGTGATCGTGTTTTTTTTCTTCGGTCGGGCCGCGTTAAACTTTCTAAAATATCCAATAATCAGCGTGAATTTTGTTTTCGCCAAGTCGCACAAGGTAATTTTTTCGGCGATGAATGCCTTTTGAAACTGCCACGCCGAGGATATTACGCGACAGCACTCGTCAACACAGATTTAATGCTGATACACCGCTCCGATATTACGCGGCTGCTGCAAGAGGAAGCTGAATTTAGTTATGCAGTGTCTTGTGCTTTGTGTCAACGCAATCTTGATACAGAACGATCATTAAACGCCTTAGCATTTTTAACCGTACGCGAACGTGTTTTACAAAGTCTGTATCAACGCTACGTCTGTGACGATGTCCGCCAAGACAGATCCCTTACTTTAACCCATCGCGATCTTGCACAAATGGTTAGCGCGAGCCGAGAGACCGTGACGAAAGTGCTGCAAGAGCTGCAGCAAGAAGACATCATTGTTTTGGGAAACCGCAGCATTGAGATAAAAGATCCCAAAGTGCTTTCCCAATTGGCAGGTATTCTTTGA